The DNA window GCTTTTTTGTCACTTTTTATTTGATAGTCTGGCGGGAAGCCGTCAAATTGACAGGAATTTTGAGCTTATTGTAGAATATATAAATACTTAAAAACTTTTTCGCCCTGAAACGTTATTACTGGGTTCCGGCGAAACAGGGCATTCGGGACGAAAGAGGGAAACAATTAATCGCAAAATTCAGAAGTTTGCTAATTCTCAAAGAAAGGAGATGATGGGTCAAACCAGCCGGATCGCACCAGCCCAGAGCAATTCAAATTGCGGAGGTGGAAGCAAGCATGGAATTGGATGACCTGCTTAGAAGCAGAGGCATGAATAGAAGGGAGTTCATCAAACTGCTGACGGCGGCGGCCGTGGCCATGGGCTTCTCCGCGACGGACGTGCCGGCCATGGCCCAGGCTATTGAAGAAGGGGTGAAGAAAACCCCGGTAATCTGGATGAAAGGGCAGTTGTGCACCGGCTGCACCTGTTCTTCCATTTCCACCCTGGACCCCGGTCCTGCTGAGGTGGTCCTGGACCTGCTCTCCTTCCGGTACAACCCCACCATAATGGCTGCGGCGGGACACCAGGCCCAGCAAGCCATGGAGGACACCATCAAAGAAGGTGGCTACCTTTTAGTGATGGAGGGCGCCGTGCCCACGGCTGATGACCGGTTTGTGGTGTCCGGGGGCAAACCCGTGCGGGAAAAGCTGCTGGAGGCCTCTGCCAATGCTGTCGCCGTAGTGGCGGTCGGGGCTTGCGCCAGTTTCGGCGGGATCCCGGCGGCGGGGCCTACGGGAGCGGTAGGAGTCGACAAGATCGTTACCGGTAAGCCCGTCATCAACCTGCCCGGCTGCCCGGTGAACCCGAGATGGCTGTACGGTACGGTGATGTACTACCTCATGTACCAGGAGCTTCCCGAACTGGACGCTTATAATCGCCCCAAGATGTTCTACGGCAAGCTGCTCCATGACAACTGCCCGCGCCGCGGCCGCTTTGAGCGCGGCGAATTCCTGACCGATTGGAACAGCGATGAGCAAAAAGACTGGTGCCTGCTTTTGATGGGCTGCAAGGGGCCTAAAACCTACACCGATTGCCCGCAGGGACTGTGGAATGACGGGGTAAACTTCTGCATTAATGCCGGGTCCCCCTGCTCAGGCTGTACCCAGCCGGAATTCTATGCCGCCGGTTTTGGTGACACCCGGGCCGGCTTCTCGCCCTTGTACGCGAGACAGAATTCCTTTGCTTTACCCGGCTTGGGCGGCATTGAAGCCACCAAGGTGGGCAAGGTGATGGCCGGGGTGACGGCCGCCGGTATCGGTCTCCACTTGGCGGCGCGCACCGTGAGCGGCAGCAAGCACAAGAGCGGGGGTCACAGTGAATAATGGCGCAGAAAATAGTGATCGATCCCGTAACCAGGATTGAAGGCCATCTGAAAATTGAAGTGGTGGTGGAAAACGGCCAGGTGACCGATGCCTGGGTGGTGGGTACCGCCGCCAGGGGTTTTGAAATCTTGCTGCGAGGAAAAGACCCGCGGGATGCCACTTATGTGACGGAAAGAGTGTGCGGTGTCTGTGCCGGGCCCCACGGCTGGGCTTCTTCCATGGCCGTGGAGACAGCCCATGGGGCAACCTTGCCCGAAGCAGCCCGGGTCATCAGGAACCTCATTATCGGGGCCATGTGGCTCCACAACCATCCCTTGCATTTTTACCACCTGTCGGCCCTGGATTACCTGGATGTCATGGCCGTGGCCGAGTACCGGGGCAATGACAAGCAGCTGTTGGAAGTCAGGGACAAGATCCTGGCGCTGGTGAAAGCGGGGGATACGGCTCCCTTGACACCGCGCTACGAGCCCGATGAATACTGCATCAGGGATCCGGAAACCGTGATCACGTGCGTGGCTCATTACCTGAAGGCGTTGGAAATACAGGCCAAGGCCAGGAAGCTCTCCGCTGTCTTCGGCGGCAAGCAGCCCCACCAGTCCAGTATTGTGGCCGGCGGGGTTACGATCAAGCCCAACCCGCAGCAGATACTGAAATACAAATCCATGCTGAAAGAACTGGTTAAATTCATGCGGGAAGTCTATGTACCGGACGTGGTTGCCCTGGGCACCGGCCCCCTGCTGCCGCTGGCCCAAGCGGGACTGGGTGGGGGCAACGGGAATTACCTGTCCTACGGCGTGTTCCCCCTGGGGGACGGCAACCACTTGTTTAAGCCCGGCGTCGTTTTCAACGGTCAGCTCAACAACGTGCAGCCCTTGGACCAGGGCAGGATCACGGAAGACGTCAAGCATTCCTGGCTCAAGGACGAGGCAGCCGGGCACCCCTCCGCCATGACGACGGAGTTTGATCTAGACAAGGCGGGGGCTTACAGCTTCCTGAAAGCACCGCGGTATGAGGGCCAAATCATGGAAGTTGGTCCCCTGGCCCGGATGCTCGTCCACCAGCCCCCGGCTTTCATGGAGTTCATAGAGAAGTATCAGATCAAGCCCGGTGCCGTGGCGCGGCATGCGGCCAGGGCCTTTGAAATCCTGATGCTCTGCGACGCCATGGAGGAATGGATCGATGAACTGCCGTACCTCTTAGCCGGTAAAGATGCCCGGATTCACGATA is part of the Clostridia bacterium genome and encodes:
- a CDS encoding hydrogenase small subunit produces the protein MELDDLLRSRGMNRREFIKLLTAAAVAMGFSATDVPAMAQAIEEGVKKTPVIWMKGQLCTGCTCSSISTLDPGPAEVVLDLLSFRYNPTIMAAAGHQAQQAMEDTIKEGGYLLVMEGAVPTADDRFVVSGGKPVREKLLEASANAVAVVAVGACASFGGIPAAGPTGAVGVDKIVTGKPVINLPGCPVNPRWLYGTVMYYLMYQELPELDAYNRPKMFYGKLLHDNCPRRGRFERGEFLTDWNSDEQKDWCLLLMGCKGPKTYTDCPQGLWNDGVNFCINAGSPCSGCTQPEFYAAGFGDTRAGFSPLYARQNSFALPGLGGIEATKVGKVMAGVTAAGIGLHLAARTVSGSKHKSGGHSE
- a CDS encoding nickel-dependent hydrogenase large subunit, whose product is MAQKIVIDPVTRIEGHLKIEVVVENGQVTDAWVVGTAARGFEILLRGKDPRDATYVTERVCGVCAGPHGWASSMAVETAHGATLPEAARVIRNLIIGAMWLHNHPLHFYHLSALDYLDVMAVAEYRGNDKQLLEVRDKILALVKAGDTAPLTPRYEPDEYCIRDPETVITCVAHYLKALEIQAKARKLSAVFGGKQPHQSSIVAGGVTIKPNPQQILKYKSMLKELVKFMREVYVPDVVALGTGPLLPLAQAGLGGGNGNYLSYGVFPLGDGNHLFKPGVVFNGQLNNVQPLDQGRITEDVKHSWLKDEAAGHPSAMTTEFDLDKAGAYSFLKAPRYEGQIMEVGPLARMLVHQPPAFMEFIEKYQIKPGAVARHAARAFEILMLCDAMEEWIDELPYLLAGKDARIHDTDHWNPPKSGSGYGLLDAPRGALGHWIEIEDYKIKNYQMVVPTTWNFSPRDEKGNRGPAETALLGVPVPDPDNPINIVRVVRSYDPCLSCAVHLIEADREQVRQFKIC